GCCTGCAACGGCACGAAGGCCGAGATGCGCCAGTACGTGGAGCGCATTTATTTTCTCTCCACCTGCGATACCTGCTCGCCGAGCGACAATATTCCTACGCTGAAGGTGGCCGAGCTCAAGGCCGGCTCGCTGGTCATCTCGTCGCTGGTGCAGGGCATCCAGGACATCCATTACAGCTACGGCATCGACGAGGACCAGAACGGTTCGCCCGACTGCTACGTGGACGACCCGGGCAAGGACAATACCGCGAACTGCACGGCGATTTCCCCGACTTACAGCTGGGGCAACGCGGTCACCAATTGGTACAACGTGACGGCCGTGCGCGTCAGCCTGCTGGCGAGGAATACCGATCCAACGGTCGGTTGGAACGATACGCGTACCTACAACCTCGGTCGCACCACCGTCGACGGCGGACAGACCACCGACGGTCCCTACAACGACACCTACAAGCGTCACGTCTACACCACGCTTGCACGCGTGTGGAACACCGGTGGCTTGCGGGAGATGAAATGATGAAACGCACCCCTGCCGCACGACGTGACCAGTGCGGCTTTACCCTGGTCACCACGCTGATCTTCCTGTTGATCTTCATGGTGTCCGCCATTTCGATGGTTGGCGTCAGCATGGTCGACGTCAAGGTTGCCAGTAATCAGCAGTACCAGTTCGAAGCGCAGACGGCTGCGCAAAAGGGTATCGAGTACGTCGTGAGTCAGCCGTTCACGCAGACCCTGATCACGGCAAACTCCAACGTGGACGTGCCGCTTTACAGCAGCAAGGCAAACTACACCGCGCAGGTGTCGGCGCCCGTCTGCGAGGCGATCGTGCCGGCGGTGATTCCGTCGCCGCCGACGACGCCCCAGGACATCGCGTGCGCCGGTAGTAGCGGGTATTCCACCGATGGCTTGATCAACGCCGGCAACAACAGCACCGCCGTCTGCTCGGACACGCAGTGGGACGTGCAGTCCACCGTGAATGACACCACCCTCTCGGCCACCTCCGTCGTGCTTCACCAAGGCATTTCGGCGCGCATGTACACCATTCCCGCGCGAGCCGTCTGCAAATGAACCCCATGCCTCCTATCCGGGATCGTGCCATGCGCCAGCATCGCCACCTACTCCGTCGCTTTCTGCCCCTCGCCTTGCTTGCCGCGGTGGCAGGCATGCTTTCGCCCTCGGTGGGAGCGGAGGACATCGACATTTACGCGCCGGCGCTCAACTACACGGCGGGCGGTGCGCCAGATCTGATTTTCAACCTGAACACGGCGCAGGAGTGGTCCTCCGCGGTGTCATTCACCTGTCCCACGGTGAATGGTCAGAACCCCAACTCGGGCAATTTCAAGCCGCAGTCGCTGTCCGGATTTATTCAATGCGGGCTGTACACGGCGGTATACAACCTGGGGCAGAACCCAGCGTTGGCAGGCAACATCAATATGGGCCTGATGCGCTACAACGACACGGGGGACGGCATCTCCAACAACAACGGGCTAGCCTTTTCCGGCAATGGTGGCACGTTCAAGTTTCCCTCGGTGATTGGCTCTCCCGGCCCGGCACCGCAGGCCTTGCCGTGCATTGGACACTCCACCACCACCCCCTCCAACTGCCCCAATGGGATCCCCAGCATGGCGAGTCTGCTCAGTGCCATCCAGGCGCTGAATACCAAGAACGTCCAGTCTGGCGGTGACGGTACCAAGCAAAACATGGGCACTGGCGAGCAGGAGGTTTGGGCTTATTACTCGGCCAAGGTAGGCCAGTCCAACGAGAGCTACACGAATCTCGTCAACAGCGACCATTGCCGAAAGAACTTTCAGATATTCATTGCCGGTGTCAATAACGCCTCCAGTATCTCCGGCAATAGCGTCGATTGGATTGATCCGCTGATAGCGGCGGGCGCCACCACAGCGCAACAGCAGCCTGTGGTTCTCCCCCCTGCCAATAACGGCTGGCAGGGGCTGGGCGGCGGCCCGGAGTGGTCGCGCTTCATGTACCAGACGGCGGCCGGCACAGGCAATCAGAGCATCATCACCTACACCATCGTGGTGTGGGATGGCACCACGAACAACAAGGCGCTGGGTGCCCTCGAGTACTATCAGGCGATGGCGTCCAACGGCGGTGGCAAGGCCTTCATCATCAACCTTACGGACACCAACCCGCTGCAGGAGTTGGTCGACGACCTTTCGCAGATCTTCAACGAAGTCCAGGCTGTCAACAGCGTGTTCTCGTCGGTGAGCTTGCCGTTGAGCGCGAACAACGAGGGTACGTACAACAACCAGTTCTTCTATGGCATGTTCCGCCCCGAAAACAGCTTCCTCCCGCGCTGGTGGGGCAACCTGAAGCAATACCAGGCCGGTTACATCAACGGTACGCTGGTGCTTACCGACGCCAAGGGTAGCGCGGCGGTGAATTCGGCGACGACGGGCTTCATCACGCCGGGGGCCACGAGCTTCTGGACCACGGCGACCAATGCCGTGGGTACGGCGCAATGGCCTTCAACGGGGTATTGGTACAACACCTATGTCGCCAAGGGAAATGTCTTTGGCACAGGCAGTGCCACGAACGATCCCACGGATGCCCCTGACGGAGCGCTGGTGGAGAAGGGCGCGGTGGCGGAAGTGCTGCGTGGCGTGAACCTGGTCAGCGACGTGCGTACGGTTTACACCTGTGCCAATAGCGGAGGCAGTTGCACGGCCAACGCGGTGCCGGACAAGTTCGCCACAAGCAACAGCACGCTGACGGCGAGTACGGCGTTCACCACGACCACCAGCACCGTGCCCACCACCAATACGCTGATCAACTGGGTGCGTGGCGAGGACCTGGCCGGCAACGAAACCGAGCCGGGTCCGTATGGATACAACCCCAATACCTCACCTTCGCCTGCGTTGCCGACGGGCGCCACGTCCACGGCGCGCCCCTCCATCCACGGCGACGTGCTGCATTCGCAGCCGGCGGTGATCAACTACGGTGGCAGCACGGGCGTGGTCGTGTATTACGGCACCAATGACGGCATGTTCCATGCCATCAACGGCAACCAGTCGGGAAGCATTGGCACGGGTGCGACCGCCGTGCCGGCCGGCGGCGAGTTGTGGTCGTTCGTGGCACCGGAGTTTTTTGGCAAGCTCGTCCGCCTGTACAACAACAGTCCGACCGCCAAGTTCGGCGCCAACCCTCCGCAGGGTTCGACGTCGAAGGATTACTTCATGGACGGCACCACGGCGACGTTCCAGGACAATCGCCCGGCCAGCACCACGTATGGCAAGAAGTACATCTACCTGACGCCGCGCCGCGGTGGCTCGTTCATCTATGCCTTTGACGTCACGGATCCGTTGAATCCCAAGTTCCTTTGGGAAAAGACCAAGACCGACCTGCCCGAGCTGGGTCAGGCGTGGTCGCGGCCCATCGTGGCGCTGGTGCCTGGCCATACCAATCCGGTGCTGATCATGGGCGGCGGTTATGACCCGACCTATGAGGATGTCGATCCCTATGTGGGCCCGGACACGCAGGGGCGCGCCATCTTCGTGCTCGATGCGGTCACTGGCTCTCCGGTCTGGGTGGCGCAGCCGTCGTGTTCGAACGCGCCTGCGAGTGCCACGTGCGTGGCGGTGCCGACCATGACTTCTGCGATTCCTTCGCAGCTGACCTTGTTGGACCGCAACAGTGACGGCTACATCGACCGCATTTATGCCCCTGACCTGGGCGGCAATATCTGGCGTGTGGATTTGCCGACCAGCGGCGGCTGGACGGTGTCGCAGCTGGCCAGTCTGGGTGGCACGGGCAACAACGCGCGCAAGTTCTTCTATCCGGTCGATGTGGTGACCACGTCGTCGTATGACGTGGTGGTGGCGTCGTCGGGCGATCGCGAGCACCCGCTCTACTCGCAGGCCACGGGCTCGGCCAATCTGGTGCAGAACGCGTTCTTCGCCATCTATGACCCCAATACTGGTACCTCGGTGCCGACGGGCTGGACGCCGTACACGGAGAGCAACCTCACTCTGACGTTCACCAGTGGCAATACGCCGGTGGCCTACAACCAGTCAACGGCTACAGCCCAATCCGGTGGCCCCAGTAAAGGTTTCTTCATCAACTACGTGTCGGGCGAGAAGGGCGTGAACGCCCCGGTCATCGTGGCCGGGTATGCCTATTTCGGCACCAACACGCCGTCGTCCCCCAGCTCCACGCAGTGCGTGGCCAACCTTGGTATCGCAGAGGGATACGCCATCAATGTGTTTACCGGCCTGGGCATGAACAGCCAGGGCTTCGTGACCTTCACCGGCGGTGGCATGCCGCCCACGCCGGTGTTCGGTTTCGTGCAGATCGGCACGGCGACGGTGGCCGTATTGACGGGTGGCGGCAACCAGCAGGGCGCGAATGGAGGAACGGGACTTGCGACTGGTACGTCTTCTGACATCGACGTGAACCAGATTTCGCCGCCGGCCCTGCACACCCGCAAGCGCACCTACTGGTACAAGGAAGGCGTGAAGTAATCGCCACGTTTTCCTGACGCTTCCCAGAAACAGACAAGGCCCGCCATGATGGCGGGCCTTGTCATTTGGGGCGGTCGCAAAGCGATGGTTTCGGCTGCCGGCCCGGAGAGGGCAGGCGATGCCCGCCTCAATCCTCGTGATCAGGCCGCTCGCGCACCGGATGCTTGCTGAGCTTGCGCTGCAAGGTGCGGCGATGCATGCCCAGGCGGCGGGCGGTTTCGGAGATGTTGCCGTCGCATTCGGTGAGCACGCGCTGGATGTGCTCCCACTCCAGGCGGCGCAGGGCGAGCGGGGCCTCCGGTGCGTCGATCACGTCGTCTTCGCTGGCGGTGGTGTCGCCGTCCAGCAGGGCGCGCACCACGGCGTCGGCGTCGACGGGCTTGGCCAGGTAATCGTGCGCGCCGCGCTTGATGGCTTCCACCGCGGTGGCGATGGAGGCGTAGCCGGTCAGCAGCAGCACGCGGATCTCGGGCACCAGGGCCTGCAGTTCCGGGATCAGGCGCAGGCCGTTTTCCTCGCCCAGCTTCAAGTCGAGCACGCAGTAGCGCGGCTGGTGGCGGCGGGTAAGGGCGCGGGCCTCGTCGGCGTTGCTGGCGGTGATGACGTCGAAGCCGCGCGAGCTCATGGCGCGTGCAAGCACGCGGGCAAACGTGGCGTCGTCATCGATGATTAGTAGTTGTTGATCACTCATGTGCTTCTCCTCGGCGTATTGCCGATGTAGGCATTTTCGCCGGTGCGACAACGCATGCCCATGTGGCCATGTGCCACTGTGGCTATCCGCCGCATGGATTATGACGCGGCAATCACCGCCAGCGGCAGGCGCAGACGCATCTGGGCGCCATGCCCGGTGTTGAGGGCGATGATCTCGCCATCCAGCCGCTCCGCCGTTGCCTCGGCCAGCGCCAGCCCAATGCCCAGGCCCGTCTGCTTGTGCGAGCGGCCCAGTTCCGACAGCTCGCCGGAGAGGTCGGCGAAGCCGGGCCCGTGGTCGGTCACGATCAGCTCCAGCCAGCCACCGTCGCGCCGCACGGTGAGCGCGACGGCCTGGGACTGGTTGATGGCCGACGCATCCGCCGCGTTGTTCAGCAGGTTGAGCAGGGCGTGGCGCAGGCCCGGCGGTGTGCGCAGCACGGTGCGGGCGGCCTCCTGGTCCAGGGCAAGCGCCAGGTCGGCCTCCGGGCGCAGCAGCTGGAAGCGCTCCAGGCAGCCGTGGATGAAGCTGTCGACGGTGAGCTGTTCCGGCTCCTGCGAGAGCTGCGCCTTGCCGAAGGCGACCATCTCCCGAAGGATGGTGCGGCAGCGGTCCACCTGGCCTTCCAGCAGTTCGAGATCCTCGGCCAGTGCGGTGTCACCCGCGTGCTCGCGGCGCAGCTCTGGCAGAAGGGTGCGCATGGTGGCCAGCGGGGTGTTCAGCTCGTGCGCGGCGCCCGCCGCCTGCGTGGCGATGGCGAGGATGCCTTCGTCGCGCAGGGCGCGTTCCCGCACGCGCTGCACTTCCAGCTGCTGCAGGCGCACGGCGCGCGCCAGGCGGTTGATGAAGAAGCCCAGCAGCACCGCCATGATCAGGAAGTTCACGCCCATGCCGAGCACGTGCAGCGAGAACTCGGCGGTGGAGTGCATCGGCACCGGCAACGGCACGTACCAGAACAGCAGCACCAGGTAGGCCGCGCCGACCAGCGCGGCCACGGCGAGCACGGCGTGGACGGTCAGCGCCGCGGCGCTCAGTGCGATGGGAATCAACAGCAGGGTGATGAACGGATTGCTGGCGCCACCGGTGAAGTGCAGCAGATAGCCGAGCACCAGGGTGTCCACGCCAACGTGGAGAATGGTTTCCCACTGCTGGATGGGCCAGGGCTGCGTCAGGCGCCAGGCGGCGAACATCGCGAAGACGGCGAGCAGGCCAATGCCGACCATCAGCGGCAGCAGCGGGATGTCCATGTGCATCCACAGTGCACAGACCAGCACGGCGGTGCTCTGGCCGGCGATGGCGCAGATGCGCAGCCAGGCCAGGCTGCGGAACAGGGTGCGGGGGCCGATGCGTTGCTGAGTGGAGGCGCGCTTCATGGCCGCGATACTAACGGGTTTGTCCGACGTCCCCGGTATCTGGTCATGCAGGTGCGGCACTATGAGCCCCGGTTCCCACCGTCATTCCCGCGAAGGCGGGAATCCAGCGCCTTTGCTCTCGTCCAAAAGGGGCGAACGACACTGGATTCCCGCCTTCGCGGGAATGACGGGTCTAGAGGGTTTCTTGAGGCTCCAAAAAAAACTCGCCCCGGCGAGCGGGGCGAGTAGAGAGGTCAGACTTCTTCGCTGTGCACAGCCGGCAAGGGCGTGTGCGCCTCGGAGTGACTGCGCGAGAGCTTGTTCATCAGCGGCAGCATGACCAGGGCGATCACCGTGCAGCCCACGCCCACGAAGCCGAGCTTGTTGAACAGGCCCACGTAGATGTTCAGCGACTCCACCGGGCTGCTGATGTTCTCCGGCATGGCGGCCAGGTTGGCCACCACACTGCCCAGGTACTGCGAGATGCCCACGGCCACGTAGTACGCGCCCATCATGAAGCCGCCCATGCGGGCCGGCACGTAGCGGGCGATCATGGCCAGGCCCAGGCCGCTCACCAGCAGCTCGCCCAGCGAGTACAGGCCGTAGCCCCAGATCATCGTCCAGGACGACACCTGGCCGTCGACGGCGCTCAGGGCGCCGAAGCCGTACATAAAGAAGCCCAGCGCCACGGCGGCGAAGCCGAAGGCGAACTTGGCGGCCACCGACGGATCTTTGCCGGCGCGGCCGAGCGTGTTGTAGATCGCCACCAGCACGGGGCTGAGGATCACGATCCAGATCGCGTTGAGGTTCTGGTACTGCTCGGGGATCCAGTTGAACAGGTGCGTGCCGAATACGTCGAACGACAGGTTCACGTTCTTCTGCGCGAATAGGTTCAGCGAGGTCGCCATCTGCGCGTAGAAGATGAAGAAGAAGATCGTCTGCACGGTGAGCACCAGCGCGGCGATCAGACCGGCGCGCTCGCTCTTCTGGGCATTGCGGATCAGGTGGAAGAAGATGCCAAGGATCACGATGCCGGCGAGGTACACGCAGATCTTCGCGGCCAGCAGGCTCTGCAGGATGAAGGCCGCCACCACCACCAGCACCAGCGACGCGGCGAGCAGGGCGAGGGCGCGGCTGGCCTTGACCGGCTGCTCATCGGCCGGGGAGCCGATATGCGCCAGCGTGCGGTGCATCAGCGAATAGTTGATCAGGCCCAAGGCCAGGCCTACTGCGCAGGAACCGAAGGCCGTATGCCAGCCCATCGCGTCGCTGTAGTGCTGTGCGACGTAGTCGCGGATCCACGGCGTGGCCGTCATCGAAACCATCGAGCCAACGTTCACCGCCATGTAGTAGATGGTGAAGGCGCTATCGATGCGGACGTCGTCACCCTCGTAGATCTTGCGCACAAGGTTGCCGGCGTTGGGCTTGAAGAAGCCGTTGCCGACGATGATCACGCCCAGCGACAGATAGGTGAGCGTCGGATCGTTGGAGGGAATCCACAGCATCGCGTAGCCAAGCGTCAGCACGAGCGCGCCGATGACCATGGTGCGGCGGGTGCCGATCAATTTGTCGCCGACCCAGCCGCCGATGGCGGGCGTGGCATAGATCAGCGCGGCGGCCGCGCCCCACACGAGGTTGGCCTTGGTGTCGGCGAAGCCGAGCTTCTTCATCATGTAGGTGACCATGAGCACCTGCATGCCGTAGAAGCCGAAGCGCTCCCACATCTCGATCAGGAAGACGGTGCTGAACGAGCGGGTCTGGGAGACCGGTGGATTCTGGATTGCCATTCAATTGTCCGTACTGCGGTTCATACAACGGCCGCCCAGACAGGCGGCCGGCTGGCGTGACCTGGGAAACCGGTCACAAAGTGGCCAAGCGTAACCGATTCGTCATTCAGGTAACGTTGCGGTGCCGCACGCAGGAAGCTGCGATCTGCCCGTGCATCAGGGGGATATGGCAATATGAGCGGCTTGTGCCCGCCATTCGCGGGCCGCGGCCAGCCCGCACGCACGAGAGGACCACACCATGGCCGCCAACGGTTTCCGCGGGCCCCGGCAAATCTGGAATGCCTTCAAGTGGTCCATGAAAGGGCTGCGGGCGGGCTGGCGCCACGAGGCGTCGTTCCGGCTGGAAGTCTGCATCGCCGTGGTGCTGGTGCCGCTGGGCCTGTGGCTGGGCAACGGCCCGCTGGAGAAGATCGCCCTGGTGCTGCCGCCCGTACTGGTGCTGTCGGCCGAGCTGCTCAATTCGGCCGTGGAGGCCGTGGTCGACAAGGTCAGCCCCGAGTTTCACGAACTGGCTGGCCGTGCCAAGGACATGGGTTCGGCCGCCGTATTCCTGCTGCTGGCCATGACCGCCCTGACCTGGGGCCTGATCCTGTGGCCTCACTGGGCCTAAACCCCACTCCTTCCCCTGTGGGAGCGCACCCGGTGCGCAACAAGGCCCACCTCACCGCATGGCAGGCCAGATGCCTGCAGAGTCCGCGCGACAAACCAGCGCCCGCCAGATTGCGCCCTTAACCGCGGAAATGCTGCAATGGTGGCTCCACCGGATTGGAGCACCCCCATGAAACTTCTTCGTTCCCTTGCTTTGCTGCTGGTCGTCGCCGGCCTGTCGGGCTGCGGTTACAACGCCATCCAGCGCCAGGACGAGGCAGTGAAGGCCTCCTGGTCCGAAGTGCTCAACCAATACCAGCGTCGCGCTGACCTGGTGCCCAACCTGGTCAACACGGTGAAGGGCTACGCGCAGCACGAAGAGCGCGTGCTCACCGAAGTCACCAATGCCCGCGCCAAGGTGGGCAGCACGCAGCTGACCACCGACGACCTGAACAACCCCGAGAAGCTCAAGCAGTTCCAGGCCGCGCAGGGCGAGCTGTCCAGCGCGCTGTCGCGCCTGATGGTGGTGAGCGAGAACTACCCCCAGCTCAAGGCTGACGGCCTGTTCCAGAACCTGCAGGCGCAGCTGGAAGGCACCGAGAACCGCATCACTGTGGCGCGCAACCGCTACGTGAAAGAGGTGCAGGAATACAACTCGATGATCCGCACCTTCCCGAACAACCTCACCGCGAAGATGTTCGGCTACCAGGTGAAGCCGAACTTCTCGGTCGAGAATGAAAAGGCCATTTCCACGGCGCCGACGGTCGACTTCGGCAACCCGGCGCACGCTGCCTCGGCGCACTGACATGATGCGGCGCATGGCGCGCCTGCTGTGGGTGCTGGCGGTGGCCTTGCTGCCGCTGGCACTGCTGCATGCCGATGACGCAGTGCCCACCCTCACGCGCCACGTCACCGACCTCACCGGTACGCTGACGCCGCAGCAGGTCGACCAGATGGACGCGCAACTGGTGTCCCTGGAAAAGACCAAGGGCGCGCAGCTGGTGGTGCTGATGGTGCCGACCACGCAGCCGCAGGAGATCGAGGAATACTCGCTGGCCGTGGCGGAGAAGAACAAGATCGGCCGCAAGGGTACGGACGACGGCCTGCTGCTGCTGGTGGCCAAGAACGATCGCCGCGTGCGCATCGAGGTGGGTTATGGCCTGGAAGGCGCGGTGCCCGATGCGGCCACCGCGCGCATCATCCGCGAATACATCGCGCCGAAATTCCGCACCAACGACTACTTCGGCGGCATCAACGATGCCGTGGGCGCGCTTACCCAGCTGGTCAACGGCGAGGCCTTGCCGCCGCCGGTGGAGAGCGGCCATCGCACGCGCCGCCGTGGCGTCGATTTCGGCCAGGTGCTGCTGATCGGCGTATTCATCGGGATCTTCCTGCGCAGCTTTCTTGGCAGCACCACGGTATGGCTGCGCACGCCGCTGGGCGCGGCAGTCGCGGGCGGTATCGTGTGGCTGCTTGCCGCGTCGGTCGGGGCGGGCATCCTCGCGGCGATCATCGGCGGCGTCATGATGCTGCTGCCGGGCGGCGGCGGACGCTCCATCGGTGGTGGTGGCTGGGGCGGGTTTGGCGGTGGTGGCTTCGGTGGCTGGGGCGGTGGCGGCGGTGGCGGCGGCTTCGGCGGAGGCGGTGGCTTCAGCGGTGGCGGCGGCAGCTTCGGTGGTGGTGGTTCATCGGGGAGCTGGTGACATGTCGCGCATGCAACGTCTGCTGATGAATCTGTTCGACGGCTGGTTCCAGTTGCGCCGGCGCTTTCCCAAAAGCCTGCTTGACGAGATGACCACGGCCATCCGCCAGGGCGAGCAGGAGCATCGCGGCGAGGTGTGTTTCGCCATCGAATCCCGGCTCGCGCCGGGCGCCGTGCTCAACGGGCTCAACGCGGACCACCGGGCGCGGCAGGTCTTCGCCCAACTGCATGTATGGGACACGCAGCACAACAGCGGCGTGCTGTTCTACGTGCTGATGGCGGAGCATCGCGTGGTGGTCCTGGCTGACCGCGGCGTGGCCAAGGCTGTGGCGCAGGCCGAGTGGGATGCCATCCGCGACCACATGCTGGCCAGTTTCTCACGCGGGGATTGGCGCAAGGGCTGCCTCGACGGCATTGCCGAAGCGCACGCACTTCTGCTGAAACATTTTCCTGGCAATGACAAGGACGCACCCGACGAATTGCCGGATCGCCCGATACTGCTCTGACCTCAGAGGATGAGCTTGAAGGGTGTCAAGGCGACGATGGGCGCGAAAGCTTGGGAATGGGTGGCGCTACAGCGGCCTGTGCCCGTGGCGATGCCCTGAGTTTCTTGCTCCGCGCCTTCACGTCAATCAGGGGGCGCAGATACCAGGGCGCTGCCGCTTCAACGGCGCCGATGCCGCCGGTGTTCCATCATGGTTCCAATGACGCGGCCGGGGTTGTCCGCCGACACTCGAATGATGTCGAAATCCTCGTTGAGAGGCGCGAGTTCGAAGACAGGCTGGTTAGTTGGATCGATGCCACGAGGCCGATACTTCAAGAAGATGGCGCTCGTGTCGCTATCGAGCTTTGCAACGACAAAATCCCCTGGAAGGGGAGGGGTGCTCGGGTCGACGATGACGATATCGCCTGGTCGAAACTCGCTCAGCATCGCCTCGTCCTGAATTTCCAGGGCAAACGCGAATTGGCTCAAGCGCTCTGCCAGTTCGCCCCCGATGACCAGCGGCCGCAGGCCATCATACTTTGAAGAGCCTTGCCCCCTCGGCCATTCGCCGGCCTGCGCATGGGAGAGGATGGGTATCAGCCTGGTCTCGTCCTTGACGGCATGGCGGCTGGCAGCGGGGCCAGCATATCCTCCTGAGCCCTTTCCCGTTTTCAGGTAGGCGACAGTGACGCCTAGCGCGTCTGCCGCCGCCTGAAGCGCGGCATTCCGGATGTTCTCCGGATCAGTTGTTCCGTCCTCCCAATACTTGATCGAGGTCCCGGTGACTCCGGCTTTCACGCCAAGGGCGCGCTGCGAGAGCCCACTGGCGGCGCGGGCAGCCTTGAGTCGATCGCCGAATCTTTTCATGGCAATAAGACTACTTGCCAGAGCGAAAAGTATACTTTCCTTTGATTGGAAAGTGTACTTATCATCAGGGATATTTACCTTCTCACCATGCCTTTGCCACTGATTCTCTACGGCTCCCTAAGGGGGCGGGGCGCTGACTGGCAAAAAGAAGGCGAGCGATTGGTTATGACGCCTCCCTGCGAAGCGAGGCGATGGCGAGGCTTGGAGCGTATCAGCCCAACGTTGGGAGCAAAACATTGATGTTCGTGGAGCGGAGTATGAAAACGACATGCCATCCATGCGATCGGCACCTTGACTCATCAGAGCGCGCTGTTGGGCAGTTCCTCCCACATCGGCACTGCCAAGCCTGGCTGCAGGCCATCCTTTTCCTCATCTCGCTGCTCGCCAGCAACGCCCTTTGGGCGACGGGATGCAGCAGCCTCAATGGCAACCCGAAGACATTCACCATCAACCTGGGTGGCGGAAGCGTCATGAT
This genomic interval from Dyella japonica A8 contains the following:
- a CDS encoding TPM domain-containing protein → MSRMQRLLMNLFDGWFQLRRRFPKSLLDEMTTAIRQGEQEHRGEVCFAIESRLAPGAVLNGLNADHRARQVFAQLHVWDTQHNSGVLFYVLMAEHRVVVLADRGVAKAVAQAEWDAIRDHMLASFSRGDWRKGCLDGIAEAHALLLKHFPGNDKDAPDELPDRPILL
- a CDS encoding helix-turn-helix domain-containing protein produces the protein MKRFGDRLKAARAASGLSQRALGVKAGVTGTSIKYWEDGTTDPENIRNAALQAAADALGVTVAYLKTGKGSGGYAGPAASRHAVKDETRLIPILSHAQAGEWPRGQGSSKYDGLRPLVIGGELAERLSQFAFALEIQDEAMLSEFRPGDIVIVDPSTPPLPGDFVVAKLDSDTSAIFLKYRPRGIDPTNQPVFELAPLNEDFDIIRVSADNPGRVIGTMMEHRRHRRR